One genomic window of Candidatus Bathyarchaeota archaeon includes the following:
- a CDS encoding glycosyltransferase — MLQLMRGVSKSGLSHLSLLAPAGVFGWLLFICMPKSFDATSLVMVYLWRVAGGFYVDLHGLVQVWFGRYWFEVLQVKMPHQICYGDLKDLKSLFWNCFTLILFGSCKVSVVVPTLNEEKYLGECLRSLRRQDFDGDFEVIVVDGGSVDSTVDVARSMADRVLVCEGRPVGDARNIGARSAQADKVAFIDADTVASEGWVRSVWEALSEPGVVGATGPTLPHRGSGLDYAIYSFTVGRLQRLSISFGVPHIAGFNCAYRRGPLLKCGGFGEGRTLSEDLALSLKIRCEGRLVYDEGMVAYTSLRRIRKYGYLRLGVFYLLNDLTFTLTGRSLHYPPVR; from the coding sequence ATGTTGCAGTTGATGAGGGGAGTGTCGAAATCTGGGCTCTCACATTTGAGTTTACTTGCCCCTGCAGGGGTTTTCGGCTGGCTGCTATTCATATGTATGCCTAAAAGTTTCGACGCCACATCTCTCGTGATGGTTTACTTGTGGAGGGTGGCTGGCGGGTTCTATGTTGATCTTCATGGTCTGGTTCAGGTTTGGTTTGGGAGGTACTGGTTTGAAGTCTTACAGGTGAAGATGCCCCACCAAATATGTTATGGAGATTTGAAGGACCTTAAGAGTCTTTTCTGGAATTGTTTTACGCTGATTCTCTTCGGGTCATGTAAGGTTTCGGTTGTCGTTCCAACATTGAATGAGGAGAAGTATCTGGGTGAATGTTTGAGGTCTCTTAGGAGGCAGGATTTCGACGGGGATTTTGAGGTTATTGTTGTGGACGGTGGTAGCGTCGACTCGACGGTTGATGTTGCCAGGTCGATGGCTGATAGGGTTCTTGTCTGTGAGGGTAGGCCTGTCGGGGACGCGAGGAATATTGGTGCGAGGTCTGCTCAAGCCGACAAAGTTGCCTTCATAGATGCTGATACGGTTGCCTCTGAAGGTTGGGTTAGAAGTGTCTGGGAGGCATTGTCTGAGCCTGGGGTTGTCGGTGCCACAGGTCCGACGCTGCCGCATCGCGGTTCAGGCTTGGACTATGCAATTTACAGCTTCACTGTAGGCCGTCTCCAGCGTCTATCAATAAGTTTCGGTGTGCCGCATATAGCTGGGTTCAACTGCGCATACCGGAGGGGGCCACTTCTCAAATGTGGAGGTTTCGGTGAGGGTAGGACGCTCTCTGAGGATCTTGCTCTATCACTGAAGATCAGATGTGAAGGTAGACTTGTCTATGATGAGGGGATGGTGGCTTACACATCCTTGAGGAGGATTAGAAAGTATGGTTACCTGAGGCTGGGAGTCTTCTACCTACTAAACGATTTAACTTTCACCCTCACAGGGAGGAGCCTACACTATCCGCCTGTGAGGTAA
- a CDS encoding nucleotidyltransferase domain-containing protein, translated as MLAGSIAKGTYTGTSDADILIISDDLPSNILNRHTIFSDDRMPIDLEPHAYTTEELLKMLRRGDRFILDTLRYGIPIYGKRFFNQLRTQIFE; from the coding sequence GTGCTGGCGGGCTCCATAGCCAAAGGAACATATACTGGAACATCAGACGCAGACATCCTAATTATCTCCGACGATCTACCCTCAAACATCCTCAACAGGCACACCATTTTCTCTGATGATAGGATGCCGATAGACCTTGAGCCACACGCCTACACCACCGAGGAGCTCCTCAAAATGTTGAGGCGAGGTGACAGATTTATATTGGACACCCTGAGATACGGCATACCCATATATGGGAAGAGATTCTTCAACCAACTAAGAACACAAATCTTTGAATGA
- a CDS encoding PIN domain-containing protein: MEENLYDTSVMIDSVRRGLKELRGCTTIFNLIEFPKAVELEGLKVLYPTMRDCDEALKLSVRLLRLGKPIPAIDILIASMATLRGLKLVTKDEHFKDLWSMRIGLKIEFRGK; the protein is encoded by the coding sequence ATGGAAGAGAACCTCTATGACACGAGCGTAATGATAGATTCAGTGAGAAGGGGACTTAAGGAACTCAGAGGCTGCACAACTATATTCAACCTGATAGAGTTCCCGAAGGCTGTTGAGCTGGAAGGTTTGAAGGTGCTATACCCAACGATGAGAGACTGCGATGAGGCTCTGAAATTATCGGTGAGGCTCCTACGTCTGGGAAAACCCATACCGGCGATAGATATTCTAATAGCTTCTATGGCCACCCTCAGAGGCTTAAAACTCGTAACTAAAGATGAACACTTCAAAGATTTATGGTCGATGAGGATTGGGCTGAAGATAGAATTCAGGGGTAAGTGA